The stretch of DNA CCGCCCGCTTTTGCGCCAACTAGCAAGCCTTTGAAATTTTTCTTACTTGTTTCGTTATTAAATCTCTCTCTAACGCTCAAGTAGCCAAGACCTGTGTATCCACCAAGAACGGCTTTAAAATTTTCAGTGATATTTGGCGTATAATCAATACCGCCTAGAAATTTATGCTTACTCCATTTTGCATCTGATTCACCAGCATTTTTCCTGGCTTTAAAGTCATAATAATAACCACCATAAGCTCTATAGCTGTCAAAATCATAACCGCCATAAAAGCCAAGACCATAGTGACCTTTTTTGAAGTTATTTTTCTCACTACTTGCTATGTTTTTTGTTTTGATTTTTGAGTTAAACGAGTAATCACTTTCACCACCAACAAATGCGCCTTGAGCTAGTGCCACTGAGCTTACCAAAGCTAGAACCAAGCTTGATTTTACAAGTAAATTTTTCATACCTCTCCTTTAAAAAATTTCTGAGATTTTACATCTAAGCTTTTAATCTATATAAAATTTAAATTTAATAAGAAATTTTATACCAAGTGCCAATTTATTGCTAATGGTAAATGTAGTAAGCGTGAGTATTGTTAAGAATATAAGAGTAAAAATACTTAAATTTAGCACGGCTTTAGGGCAAATCCTAAGCCCGTAGCCATGCCAAATTTATTAAGTTACGCCCTAAAAATGCACCTTAAATTTCGCCCAAAAGCTTCTGCCCGGCTCATAAAGCCTCGTGCCGTTTGGGATAGTCTCGTAGCCTGCGATACCGCCGCCGTAGCCGCCTTTTGAGTTATGATAGGCGTATTTGGCATCGTTTAGGTTTTCCGCCGCTAGCAAAAATTGATAATTTTTGTATTTATAGCCCGCGCTTAGCCCCAGCGTCCAAAAACTATCGCTTTTGCCAAGATCCATACCGCCCACGTCGCCGTAGCCTTTTTGCGCGCGGTTTTGCGATGCATTAGCGTAGAAGTCGGCTTTGACGAACCAGTCTGGCTTTTCTAGGCCGGCGCTTAGTTTAAACGTTAGAGGAGAAACCTTAGGCAGCGCATCGCCGTCTTTTAGGCCGCCCGCGTTTTTAGTCACCTTGCCGTAGACGTAGGATACGCCGGCACCCAGTCTAAATATATCGGCCAGTAGCGTATCGCCCTCGATCTCGCCGCCGTATAGTAAGGCATCGGTATTAAATACGTTTGAAGACATACCCATAGGGTTATACTTTATCATTATGTAATCATCCATCTTTGAGACGAAGAAATTTGCGTTTAGTTCGTAGTTTTTATCTTTTAGCACTGCGCCAAAATCCAGCTGAGTATTTTTTTCTTTACGTAGCTCTAAGTTCGGGTCCTTATTTGTTTCCCAGTGATCAGGCAGTCTTTGTGCATGCCCTAGCCCTGCATAAAGCGTTAAATTTTGCAGATATTTTTCGTATCTAAAAAAGCCTGAGAATAAATTTTCGCTCCTACTTTTATGCGTTAGTAATTGCTTTCTCTCGCCCGCGTCCAGCCTAAGTCCGCCAAAAAGCCCGTAGTCGTTTTCAAGGACGTATTCATTTTGAGTGTATATCGTTTTATACGTTACCTTGCGCTCTTTTACGTGCGGCTTTGATAGAGCGGCGTCCATAACGGCTTTAGGCACACCGGCTCCGCCCGTTCCGGCGCCTCGCCATTTAAAGGAGTCTTGCGAATATCCAGCACCAAGGTAGCTCGTTAGATTATCGAAATTTAACTCGCCTTCTAGCTTAAAGCCGTACATATCTCGTATCGGGTGACTGATGCTATATCCTCTGCCCATTGCGTTACCAGGCACTATCGGACGCACCGGACGCATGGTAAAGTTATCCATTATGTGATCGATTTGATGATAATACGAGCTTAGCCTGATCTTGTGCTCGCCGACGTCTTGTTCAAATTTTAGTCCGAAAGACTTGCGGTCAAACTGCACGCCGTCTCTCATCCTATCGGCATACGCCGCTTCTCCATTACCCAGGTCCGCGCTTAGCTGCAATGCGGTAGTATCCGTGGGTGTTAGCGTACCCACGAGTGAGACGCTGTTGCGTTTATAGTGCGTATGCATTTTCTGTCCGTCGCCGCTTTTATAATCGCCACTCTGGTAGTGCCCGCCAGAAATTTCTAAGCTGCCCAGCTCGTTGCCCGCCGCTACGTCTGCAGCAGTTTCAAATCTTCTAAAACTACCACCCAGCACGCTTACGTTTCCTCCGAAGCTCGGTTTTGAAAGCCTTGCTATCTCTCTATCGAAAAATATACCACCGCTAATGAGCGCGCCGTATCTGACGTCTTGCGGGCCTTTTACGATGCGAACCGAGCTATAATTTTGTGCCGAGATGTAGGTGATGGGCGTATCCATGCGCATGCCGCAACCGCCGTTTAGCGTGCTACCGTCGATCAGCACCGGCAGTCTGGCCGCCGTCTGCGAGCGGTAATAAACCTCGCTGCCGCCTCCGCCCTTGCGCTCCATCGTAAAGCCGCTCAAATTTAAAAGCGATTTAGCGATGTCGCCGTTTTCTAGTATCGCGCCTTTGCCCACTATTTGAGCCTTTGTCGGTTCGTCAAGAACGGACTTTTGTATCTTTGCGGAAACGGTAACCGGAGCCAGGTCTATCGTTTCTTCAGCACCAAGCATTAAATTTGGTACTAGAGCAAATGCTAAAACGTAAGAAATTTTCATGTTTAGTCCTATGAAATTAATATTTAAAATTAAAATTAAAGCAAAAATGAACTTAAATAAAATATAAATATTTATATAACATTAATTTTACAATACAGAAATTTGAATCAAATAGTATTATTTTAGTTGGACTACATTAAATATATAAAGAAACGATTTTGGTGAATTAAACCGAAGCAATCTCGGTTTCATTAAAATTTAGCATTATAAAACCGAGATAAAATTTTATAAAATCTCTTTTATGAGTAGCTGTGGAGTAACAAGTCCACGGAATGAATTTTTTGATATACAAAAGATAATATCTATCATCTCGCCAACTCTAGCATGTCTTGTAAAGTTAAAAAATAGAGCCTCAAGTGTTTTATTATCCTTTTGCAAGATGAGCTTTAGGTGATTTTGATCTCTACCTATAAGTCTTTCGTTTTTAACAAGAGCATTTTTTATCTTAAAGACTGGGCGAGGATTTTTCTGTCCGTATGGCTCATAAAATTCTAAAATTTCAAGCAGTTCAAAGTCTATCTCGCTTGGCATTATGTCACCAAGTAACTCGTCCGAGCTTTTGCACTCTTGCATATTTAGACATGAGCAGCTTTTATTTATCGCTTCTTTAAATTTCACCAAATTTTCAGGTGCAAGCGTAAGTCCAGCCGCTCCTTTGTGACCGCCGTAGCTTGTTAGCAAATTTTCGTGGCTTGCTATAAGAGATAAGATATCAAGCTTACCAATGCTTCTAGCACTACCTTTTGCACGGCCTTTATCTATACTAAAGACGATAGCTGGCTTTGCAAAGTGCTTTGCTAGGCGGCTAGCTACGATGCCTATCACACCCTCGTGCCACTGCTCGCCCCAAGTGATGATGACTTCATCGTCTTCTTTTACGTCCTTTAGCGAGCACTCAAAGAGTTGGCGCTCCTCCTCTTTTCTAGAGTTATTAAACTCTATTATCATATCAAGATAGTTGTAAGCCTCTTCGATGCTCTTTGCACGCAAAAAGTTAAATGAATTCATCGCATCGTCCATGCGCCCAGCTGAATTTATAAGTGGGGCTATAAGAAAGCTAATATCATCGCACTCAAATTTTTCCTTACCATAAAACTCTTTTATAGCGTGAAATGCGGAACGCTTAGACGCATTTAGCTTACAAATGCCAAGGCGAACAAGCATTCTATTCATATCTCTTAGCTCCATCATATCAGCGATTATCGCGATAGCTAAAAGCTCTAAAAACTTGCTCATATCGTAATTTAGTCCAAAAACATCCTTTAACGCTCCAACCAAATACCAAGCGACCTCAGCGCCACAAATTTCGATATTTGGGAAGTTGCAGTCTTCTTGTTTTGGGTTAATGATCGCATAAGCTTCTGGTAGAACAGCTGGAGGCATGTGATGATCAGTAATGATAAGATCGATGCCTTTTTCTTTACAGATAATGGCCGCATCGTTTGCAGAGATGCCGTTATCAACGGTGATAATCAGGCTTACATCGGCTAAGAGTTCGTCTATTATCTCAGGATTTAGCCCATATCCATCTTTAAATCTATTTGGAATTTTTACTAGGTAGTCTTTCACGCCAAGATCATCAAAAAACTCGGCCAAAATTACGCTCGAAACAACACCATCAACATCATAATCGCCCACAATGGCTATGCGCTCGTTTTTTTCGATCGCTTCTTTTATGCGATTAGCGCCTTTATAGATATCTTTTAAGGCACTTGGTGTCGGAATTTCACTAATTTTTTTATGTGTGTCGTTACAAAATCTATGCGCTAGTAAATTCCTTATATCCTCTTTATTTAGCATGGTTTTGGCAAGAATTTTTAAAGAACTTACCAACTTTATTTAATGCCACTTGTTCACTTAAATTTACACCCATATTGCCAAAAATTTGGCTATAAAAATACTTCTTTCTCATCGCAATCTTTCGTCTTTATTTTGAATGCTTTGATTATATCTTTTTGAAATTTAATTTCTTATAATTTTCATTGAAAGTAAGATTTTAGGGCTCATGGCGAGGTTAAAAGCTTTGTTAAATTGATAGTCTTTACAAATTTAACCCGCCAAAAATAGTAAGTATTAGCAAAAATTTATACAATTAAATTTATAAATTTTTAAATGGTTTATGCTAGAGAATTTAAACCATTTTTATAAAAATTTATTCCAAATTTCTCAAAAACTCCGCGTATTCTCTGGTGCTGCGTTCTATTTCGCTGTCGCTTGATACGTAGTCCACGCCCGGAGTCTCCTCGGCGCCGTAAAATGCGAAAAAATCGCGGTAATCGGCGTGAAAATAGTATTTAAACCCAAGCTCAAACGGCGTAAGAACCTCGCGCAAGCTAAAATGATAGCGTCCTTGCGAGCTGTAGTCGCTCTTTTTGATGCCCGCAGTCACGGCTAGCGCCACCTTACGCCCCGCTATGCCGTCTGAACCGCGTCCGTAGGCAAAGCCGTGCGTCATCACCGCGTCGATCCATGATTTTAAAATCGGAGGGCAGGAGAAGTTGTGAAGCGGAAACTGCAAAACAATGGTGTCGTGGGCTCTGATGAGCTCTTGCTCGCGCGCGGCGTTGATGTTGCCGCCTGCGTAAACCTGTATCAAATCATGAACGCTATAGCGCTGCGGCTCTTTGAGAGCCTCTTGCAGCAGGCGTTTGTTTATGACCGAGTTTTGAATGTCAGGATGTGCTAAGATGATTAGAGTTTTCATTTTTCTCCTTAAAAATTTATGGCAAGTAGTGGGATTTATTTGGCAAATAATTGAATAAAAACAGCAAAATTTTAAAAGAATTTTTAGAGCCAGATGGCTCTAAATTTAAGATTTGACGTTTTCTAAACTTGCCTTTATGAAGCCTAATATCACAGGATTTGGCTTAGTTAGACGGCTAGTAAATTCAGGATGACACTGCACGCCCACAAACCACGGATGACCTTTTAGCTCGATAGCCTCTATTAGCCCATCGCTCTCACCGCTTACCAAAAGACCATTTTTCTCAAAAATTTCTTTATATTTTGGATTTGCCTCGTAGCGGTGGCGGTGACGCTCTTTTACACTCTTTGCATTGCCATAAATTTCAGCTAGAAGTGTCTTTGGTTTTATCTCACAGTTATATGCTCCAAGCCTCATCGTGCCGCCAAGTGGGCTTGTGTGCGTTCTTATCTGTTTTTTGCCGTGAGCGTCAATGAAGCTATCTATTAGATAGATGATAGGATTTTTACACTCTTTGTCAAATTCCATAGAATTTGCATCTTCTAAGCCCAAAACATCCCTTGCAAACTCAATGAGTGCTAGCTGCATACCAAGGCAAATTCCAAGATATGGGATCTTATTTTCACGAGCAAATTTTATAGCCTGCATCTTGCCTAAAACGCCCCTTTCGCCAAAGCCGCCAGCGACTAAGATACCATCAACGTCTTTTAAAAGCTCATTTACATTACTCTCTTCTATCTTTTCGCTATCTATCCAGCGTAAATTTACCCTAGCATCCAAATTTGCTCCAGCGTGGATAATGCCCTCAGTTAGGCTCTTGTAGCTCTCTTTTAGATCGATATATTTACCTACAAATGCTATTGTAGTTTCATTTGTTGGAGCGATTATCCTTTTTACTAGGCTATCCCACTTTGCCATGTCTGGTTTTAGCTCATTAAAGCCTAAATTTTCAGCGATCGGCGTTAATATATCTTGCTTTAAAAATGAAAGCGGAATTTGATAGATACTTGCGCTGTCTAAGCTCTCTATAACGCAGTTTTTTTCAACACCACAGCTTGCTGCGATCTTATCTTTTAGCTCGCGGTTTAGTGGCATTTCAGATCTGCAGATGATGATGTCTGGTGTTATACCTATACGTCTTAGCTCACCTACACTATGCTGGGTTGGCTTTGTCTTTAGCTCGCCAGCTACTTTGATAAATGGCACAAGCGTTAGGTGGATATTTAGCGCTCTTTTTTTGCCAACTTCCACCCTTAGCGCTCTTATCGCCTCTAAAAATGGTAAGCCCTCGATGTCGCCAACTGTTCCACCAATCTCAACGATGAGCACATCTTTGCCCTCGCCTGCTTTTTTGATGCGATCAACTATCTCGCCAACGATGTGAGGGATAACCTGTATAGTCTTTCCAAGGTAGTCACCACGGCGCTCTTTTTCGATCACTGAGCTATAAACTCTACCGGTTGTGAAGTTATTATCTTGACTTAGGCTCTCATCTAAAAATCTCTCATAATGTCCCAAATCCAAATCTGTCTCTGCACCATCGTCTGTGACAAAGACTTCACCGTGTTCTAACGGGCTCATCGTGCCAGGATCTACGTTGATATATGGGTCAGCTTTTAAAACACTTACTTTTAGTCCAGAATTTTTTAAAAGAGTCGCAATAGACGCAGCTGCGATGCCTTTTCCAAGTGAGCTTAAAACGCCACCTGTGATAAAAATATACTTCGTCTCTTTTGCCATTAAATTTCCTTAAATTTATTTATTTTTTAATTGCGGATTATACCCCTTAAATATTTAGTAAGGCATTAATCGTATAAATTTTAAAAATTATTCTTTAAGTCTTTTTGTTATAGACTTCAAAAACTATGATAAAAAACTACCTAAACATCATTGCCTCTTTATATATAGAGGGCTTTAAAAACATGAAAATAGGCAAAAAATTATGGCTTCTCATAATAATAAAGCTT from Campylobacter concisus encodes:
- a CDS encoding TonB-dependent receptor domain-containing protein, which gives rise to MKISYVLAFALVPNLMLGAEETIDLAPVTVSAKIQKSVLDEPTKAQIVGKGAILENGDIAKSLLNLSGFTMERKGGGGSEVYYRSQTAARLPVLIDGSTLNGGCGMRMDTPITYISAQNYSSVRIVKGPQDVRYGALISGGIFFDREIARLSKPSFGGNVSVLGGSFRRFETAADVAAGNELGSLEISGGHYQSGDYKSGDGQKMHTHYKRNSVSLVGTLTPTDTTALQLSADLGNGEAAYADRMRDGVQFDRKSFGLKFEQDVGEHKIRLSSYYHQIDHIMDNFTMRPVRPIVPGNAMGRGYSISHPIRDMYGFKLEGELNFDNLTSYLGAGYSQDSFKWRGAGTGGAGVPKAVMDAALSKPHVKERKVTYKTIYTQNEYVLENDYGLFGGLRLDAGERKQLLTHKSRSENLFSGFFRYEKYLQNLTLYAGLGHAQRLPDHWETNKDPNLELRKEKNTQLDFGAVLKDKNYELNANFFVSKMDDYIMIKYNPMGMSSNVFNTDALLYGGEIEGDTLLADIFRLGAGVSYVYGKVTKNAGGLKDGDALPKVSPLTFKLSAGLEKPDWFVKADFYANASQNRAQKGYGDVGGMDLGKSDSFWTLGLSAGYKYKNYQFLLAAENLNDAKYAYHNSKGGYGGGIAGYETIPNGTRLYEPGRSFWAKFKVHF
- the recJ gene encoding single-stranded-DNA-specific exonuclease RecJ, whose translation is MLNKEDIRNLLAHRFCNDTHKKISEIPTPSALKDIYKGANRIKEAIEKNERIAIVGDYDVDGVVSSVILAEFFDDLGVKDYLVKIPNRFKDGYGLNPEIIDELLADVSLIITVDNGISANDAAIICKEKGIDLIITDHHMPPAVLPEAYAIINPKQEDCNFPNIEICGAEVAWYLVGALKDVFGLNYDMSKFLELLAIAIIADMMELRDMNRMLVRLGICKLNASKRSAFHAIKEFYGKEKFECDDISFLIAPLINSAGRMDDAMNSFNFLRAKSIEEAYNYLDMIIEFNNSRKEEERQLFECSLKDVKEDDEVIITWGEQWHEGVIGIVASRLAKHFAKPAIVFSIDKGRAKGSARSIGKLDILSLIASHENLLTSYGGHKGAAGLTLAPENLVKFKEAINKSCSCLNMQECKSSDELLGDIMPSEIDFELLEILEFYEPYGQKNPRPVFKIKNALVKNERLIGRDQNHLKLILQKDNKTLEALFFNFTRHARVGEMIDIIFCISKNSFRGLVTPQLLIKEIL
- a CDS encoding NAD(P)H-dependent oxidoreductase, with the protein product MKTLIILAHPDIQNSVINKRLLQEALKEPQRYSVHDLIQVYAGGNINAAREQELIRAHDTIVLQFPLHNFSCPPILKSWIDAVMTHGFAYGRGSDGIAGRKVALAVTAGIKKSDYSSQGRYHFSLREVLTPFELGFKYYFHADYRDFFAFYGAEETPGVDYVSSDSEIERSTREYAEFLRNLE
- a CDS encoding CTP synthase, which translates into the protein MAKETKYIFITGGVLSSLGKGIAAASIATLLKNSGLKVSVLKADPYINVDPGTMSPLEHGEVFVTDDGAETDLDLGHYERFLDESLSQDNNFTTGRVYSSVIEKERRGDYLGKTIQVIPHIVGEIVDRIKKAGEGKDVLIVEIGGTVGDIEGLPFLEAIRALRVEVGKKRALNIHLTLVPFIKVAGELKTKPTQHSVGELRRIGITPDIIICRSEMPLNRELKDKIAASCGVEKNCVIESLDSASIYQIPLSFLKQDILTPIAENLGFNELKPDMAKWDSLVKRIIAPTNETTIAFVGKYIDLKESYKSLTEGIIHAGANLDARVNLRWIDSEKIEESNVNELLKDVDGILVAGGFGERGVLGKMQAIKFARENKIPYLGICLGMQLALIEFARDVLGLEDANSMEFDKECKNPIIYLIDSFIDAHGKKQIRTHTSPLGGTMRLGAYNCEIKPKTLLAEIYGNAKSVKERHRHRYEANPKYKEIFEKNGLLVSGESDGLIEAIELKGHPWFVGVQCHPEFTSRLTKPNPVILGFIKASLENVKS